Proteins encoded in a region of the Flavobacteriales bacterium TMED191 genome:
- a CDS encoding glycosyltransferase: MKKLLIIANKEVFPALDGGSLAIQNLAQKFIKLDYKIDLLAITKKNDSLNKKIFKSTINNNINQIVFYKNMSLNLKALMNSLLCNNSYQANRFYSRHIKDYIQMMIDKNDYEIILFESIFTTVFLNKIKIKSSVKIILRAHNLEHEIWENLSGKNFLKKSIYFVLALQIKKMEKTIPRDVDYIFTISNEDFKFFKKLYPKKTHNIPVTFNVKKSEKQKIKNSIVHLGAMDWKPNLEGINWFLKSVFPKILNSKHRINVYIAGKKMPAKYLKKQLKNTKIQSEIANAESYISNKEVLFVPLFSGSGIRIKILEGMALGIPVITTTKGAQGIPCSSGKNILIADNADDFFDSIELLINDKNYAKKIGTNGQKIIQEHFSEMNVVTKINEILK; the protein is encoded by the coding sequence ATGAAAAAACTACTTATCATAGCTAATAAAGAGGTATTTCCGGCCCTAGATGGAGGATCACTTGCAATTCAAAATTTAGCTCAAAAATTTATTAAACTTGACTATAAAATAGATCTTCTAGCTATAACAAAAAAAAATGACTCATTAAATAAAAAAATCTTTAAGTCAACAATTAACAACAACATAAATCAAATTGTTTTTTATAAAAACATGTCATTAAACTTAAAAGCATTAATGAATAGTCTTCTTTGCAATAATTCATATCAAGCAAATCGATTTTATAGTCGACATATAAAAGATTACATTCAAATGATGATAGATAAAAATGACTATGAAATAATCCTATTTGAAAGTATTTTCACAACAGTATTCCTGAATAAAATTAAGATAAAAAGTTCTGTTAAAATTATTTTAAGAGCACATAACTTAGAACATGAAATATGGGAGAATCTTTCAGGAAAAAACTTTTTAAAAAAAAGCATTTACTTTGTGTTAGCATTGCAAATAAAAAAAATGGAAAAAACTATTCCTAGGGATGTTGATTATATTTTTACAATTTCAAACGAAGATTTTAAGTTCTTTAAAAAACTTTATCCAAAAAAAACTCATAATATACCTGTTACCTTTAATGTAAAAAAAAGCGAAAAACAAAAAATAAAAAACAGCATTGTGCATTTAGGCGCAATGGATTGGAAACCAAATTTAGAAGGAATAAATTGGTTTTTAAAATCTGTTTTCCCAAAAATACTTAATTCAAAGCATAGAATTAACGTATATATTGCAGGAAAAAAAATGCCTGCAAAATACTTAAAAAAACAACTTAAGAATACAAAAATCCAATCTGAAATTGCAAATGCAGAATCATATATTTCCAATAAAGAGGTTTTATTTGTTCCTTTATTTTCTGGAAGCGGTATAAGAATTAAAATCCTTGAAGGTATGGCTTTGGGGATTCCAGTTATCACAACAACTAAAGGAGCACAAGGAATTCCATGTTCTAGTGGAAAAAATATATTAATTGCAGACAATGCTGATGATTTCTTTGATTCCATTGAACTATTAATCAATGACAAAAACTATGCTAAAAAAATTGGAACCAATGGTCAAAAAATTATTCAAGAACATTTTTCTGAAATGAATGTTGTAACCAAAATAAATGAAATTTTAAAATGA
- a CDS encoding SRPBCC domain-containing protein → MEKYELEFQIRSSVNILFNCLSTPSGLSEWFADDVNCTKKTYTFFWDNSEQEAELITVSNNYFIKFRWVDYPHNTFFEFRIEVDEITNDVILKVTDFAETEEVQEGKDLWTSQIHTLMKHLGS, encoded by the coding sequence ATGGAAAAATATGAATTAGAATTTCAAATCAGATCCTCAGTAAATATTTTATTCAACTGCCTAAGTACTCCAAGCGGTTTATCAGAATGGTTTGCAGATGATGTAAATTGCACAAAAAAAACATATACTTTTTTTTGGGATAATTCTGAACAAGAAGCCGAACTTATTACTGTCTCCAATAATTACTTTATTAAGTTTAGATGGGTTGATTATCCTCATAACACATTTTTTGAATTCAGAATTGAAGTTGATGAGATAACAAATGATGTAATTCTAAAAGTAACTGATTTTGCTGAAACAGAAGAAGTACAAGAAGGAAAAGATTTATGGACTAGTCAAATACACACATTAATGAAACATCTTGGTTCATAA
- a CDS encoding TlpA family protein disulfide reductase has protein sequence MFRLKILFFLLITINLSFAQQNYNLIVDLGSNQSLNFRSMSTQDSLDILIDSDTILNINCAINSMFYLENNNGNKYYLYLTENSPHPTSFKLNDTVSISGYNSNFIKFFNEYVKLYQSNFDIQSLMSDYTNLDELEIYLYNLINDDIYVFFNNHQYFDFFSTESRDYFRTLLKYEYLSSISNFLFNVQHKKINLDLDNAKLDLDLVDIRLLKIDALIDSFDDSRFFGMQTFQDYSFNSLFLLALNDYNESFRDINDFQNFTLYFLNFINQYSPYSLRYIFIQKMIKNFSALIKKNTIDYIIQFLDNSNLSLQEIESISNIFLENYNQNLDSDFNLDSQSLTHDFYIENKFGETYNLDDYLGSVLYVDIWASWCGPCRKQFPYSKDLKSKFSKRQQKKIKFVYISIDNDLNKWKESLEKLDLEGEHFISPASHPKSAANYFQAFSIPRYILIDKNGNILNMNAKRPSDIAIYDELLELLD, from the coding sequence ATGTTCAGATTGAAAATTCTTTTTTTCTTACTAATTACCATTAATTTATCATTTGCACAACAGAATTATAATTTAATTGTTGATTTAGGTAGTAATCAATCACTTAATTTTCGTAGCATGTCTACTCAAGATAGCTTAGATATATTAATTGATTCAGATACAATTCTTAATATTAACTGTGCTATTAATAGTATGTTTTATTTAGAAAACAATAATGGAAATAAATATTATTTGTATTTGACTGAAAACTCACCTCATCCTACATCTTTTAAACTAAATGATACTGTTAGTATTAGTGGATATAATTCTAATTTTATTAAATTTTTTAATGAGTATGTAAAATTATATCAGTCAAATTTTGATATACAATCTTTAATGTCTGATTATACTAATTTAGACGAATTAGAAATCTATTTATATAATCTAATTAATGATGATATTTATGTTTTTTTTAATAATCATCAATACTTTGATTTTTTTTCAACAGAAAGTAGGGATTATTTTAGAACATTATTAAAGTATGAGTATTTAAGTTCTATTAGTAATTTTTTATTTAATGTCCAACATAAAAAAATTAATCTTGATTTAGATAATGCCAAATTAGATTTAGACTTAGTTGATATTAGATTATTGAAAATAGATGCCTTAATAGATAGTTTTGATGACAGCAGGTTTTTTGGAATGCAAACATTCCAGGATTACTCATTTAATTCATTATTCTTACTTGCTTTAAATGACTATAATGAATCTTTTAGGGATATTAATGATTTTCAGAATTTCACCTTATATTTTTTAAATTTTATTAATCAGTATTCTCCATATAGTTTAAGATATATTTTCATTCAAAAAATGATTAAAAACTTTTCAGCTTTAATAAAAAAAAATACTATTGACTATATAATCCAATTTTTGGATAACTCTAATTTATCATTACAAGAAATAGAATCAATAAGTAATATATTTTTGGAGAATTATAATCAAAATCTTGATAGTGATTTTAATTTAGATTCTCAGTCTTTAACACATGATTTTTATATTGAAAATAAATTTGGCGAAACATATAATTTAGATGATTATTTGGGAAGTGTTTTATATGTTGATATATGGGCCAGTTGGTGTGGTCCTTGTAGAAAACAATTTCCATATTCTAAGGATCTAAAAAGTAAATTTTCAAAGCGTCAACAAAAAAAAATTAAATTCGTTTACATATCTATTGATAATGATCTTAATAAGTGGAAGGAAAGTTTAGAAAAATTAGATTTAGAAGGTGAACATTTTATTTCTCCTGCAAGCCACCCCAAAAGTGCAGCAAATTACTTCCAGGCTTTTAGTATACCTAGATATATTTTAATTGATAAGAATGGAAATATATTAAATATGAATGCTAAAAGACCTAGTGATATTGCAATTTATGATGAATTACTAGAACTATTAGATTAA
- a CDS encoding ABC transporter substrate-binding protein: MNIFQLILYILILVLFSCSSNKITTHDNIFRYNESSTITSLDPVFSNNQSNIWATNQIFSTLVQLDSSMVIKPLVAKDWFVTDNGHRYTFILRDDIYYHKSECFGIDSTRKLVANDFIYSLSRLANNDILSPGRWTLDYFDLENVIALNDTVLEINLPKPFPGFLGLLTMNYFSFVPQEAINHFGENFSSQPIGTGPFCFKKWKSNEKLILLKNPDYFEFEQNLRLPYLDGISISFITQKESVFMNFMLDNIDFISGLDSSFKDELIDNQGELLETHNNRFSILSNPYLNTEYLGVHLPKVNNENSPLMYKDFRKALNSCFNKSIMVKYLRNGLVYPADAGFVPLSLKKCYNIESNTLSADSIKKLISKTPNNDKKIILNTTSEYLDVCEFIQHSALEYGINIEIEISSPAVHRDLFSSGNASLFRASWIADYPDPENFLSLFYSKNKSPFGPNYTHFNNELYDKLYDQSFITSDMDSRCDLFKKMEIILLEEAIVFPLYYDYVFRLVSNKVKGMSINSMNTLCLKRVKKN; encoded by the coding sequence ATGAACATTTTTCAATTAATTCTTTACATCTTAATACTTGTATTATTTTCGTGTTCTTCAAACAAAATCACCACTCACGATAATATATTTAGATATAATGAATCCTCAACAATAACTTCTCTTGACCCAGTATTTTCTAATAATCAGTCTAATATATGGGCTACGAATCAAATATTTAGCACTCTAGTTCAATTAGATAGTAGTATGGTTATAAAGCCTTTAGTTGCTAAAGATTGGTTTGTGACTGATAATGGACATAGATATACTTTTATTTTACGTGATGATATATATTATCATAAATCCGAATGTTTTGGAATTGATTCTACACGAAAGCTCGTTGCCAATGATTTTATTTATAGTTTATCTAGATTAGCTAATAATGATATTTTATCACCTGGAAGATGGACATTAGATTATTTTGATTTAGAAAATGTAATTGCTTTAAATGATACAGTTTTAGAGATTAATTTACCTAAACCTTTTCCTGGATTTTTAGGTTTATTGACAATGAATTATTTTTCATTTGTTCCTCAAGAAGCTATTAATCATTTTGGTGAAAATTTCTCTTCCCAGCCTATTGGTACTGGTCCTTTTTGTTTCAAAAAATGGAAGTCTAATGAAAAATTAATTCTTTTAAAAAACCCTGACTATTTTGAGTTTGAACAGAATTTAAGGCTTCCTTATTTAGATGGTATTTCAATTTCATTTATTACACAAAAAGAGTCTGTTTTTATGAATTTTATGTTAGATAATATAGACTTTATCTCTGGTTTAGATAGTAGTTTCAAAGATGAGTTAATTGATAATCAAGGTGAACTTTTGGAAACTCATAATAATAGATTTTCAATTTTATCTAACCCATATTTAAATACTGAATATTTAGGTGTGCATTTACCAAAAGTTAATAATGAAAATAGTCCATTAATGTATAAGGATTTTAGAAAAGCTCTAAACTCTTGTTTTAATAAATCTATAATGGTTAAATATCTCAGAAATGGATTAGTATATCCTGCAGATGCTGGATTTGTTCCACTTTCGTTAAAAAAATGTTATAATATTGAGTCAAATACTTTGTCTGCCGATAGTATAAAAAAATTAATATCAAAAACACCAAATAATGATAAAAAAATTATATTAAATACAACTTCAGAATATCTTGATGTTTGTGAATTTATTCAGCATAGTGCTCTTGAATATGGTATTAATATTGAAATTGAAATATCTTCTCCTGCTGTCCATAGAGATTTATTTTCTTCGGGTAATGCAAGTTTATTTAGAGCTTCTTGGATTGCTGATTATCCTGACCCAGAAAATTTCCTATCTCTTTTTTACTCAAAAAACAAAAGTCCTTTTGGACCTAATTATACTCATTTTAATAATGAATTATATGATAAGTTATATGACCAATCATTTATTACTAGTGATATGGATAGTAGATGTGATTT